From Solwaraspora sp. WMMD1047, the proteins below share one genomic window:
- a CDS encoding TIGR03084 family metal-binding protein, translating into MVDLDALLADLADESAELDALVAGRPATDWARPTPAPGWTVAHQIAHLHWTDQVSLQASTDLDAFLGTLSAAAADPSGFVDKGAAEVLAAAPDPTDLLTAWRAGRTALATALTGVPEGTKIPWFGVQMSPASVATGRLMETWAHGQDIADALEHERVPTGRLRHVAHLGTRTLVNGFLAHGRPAPEVPVRVELRAPDGGEWAYGPTGAADRVTGTALDFCLLVTQRRHRSDLGLVATGPVADEWLDIAQAFAGPAGAGRTATPAAG; encoded by the coding sequence ATGGTTGACCTCGACGCCCTGCTCGCCGACCTGGCCGACGAGTCCGCCGAGTTGGACGCGCTGGTGGCCGGTCGGCCGGCCACCGACTGGGCCCGGCCCACCCCGGCGCCCGGCTGGACCGTGGCCCATCAGATCGCCCACCTGCACTGGACCGACCAGGTCTCGTTGCAGGCCAGCACCGATCTCGACGCGTTCCTCGGCACACTGAGCGCAGCCGCCGCCGACCCGTCCGGCTTCGTCGACAAGGGCGCGGCGGAGGTGCTGGCCGCCGCGCCCGACCCGACCGACCTGCTGACCGCCTGGCGGGCCGGCCGCACGGCGCTGGCCACCGCCCTGACCGGCGTCCCCGAAGGCACCAAGATCCCCTGGTTCGGCGTGCAGATGTCGCCCGCCTCCGTGGCGACCGGTCGGTTGATGGAGACCTGGGCGCACGGCCAGGACATCGCCGACGCACTCGAACACGAGCGCGTCCCGACCGGCCGGCTACGGCATGTCGCGCACCTGGGCACCCGTACCCTGGTCAACGGTTTTCTGGCCCACGGCCGGCCGGCGCCCGAGGTGCCCGTCCGGGTCGAGCTGCGCGCGCCGGACGGCGGCGAGTGGGCGTACGGGCCGACCGGCGCCGCCGACCGGGTCACCGGCACCGCCCTCGACTTCTGCCTGCTGGTCACCCAGCGCCGGCACCGCTCCGACCTCGGACTGGTCGCGACCGGCCCGGTCGCCGACGAGTGGCTCGACATCGCCCAGGCGTTCGCCGGCCCAGCGGGGGCCGGCCGGACGGCGACCCCGGCTGCCGGATGA
- a CDS encoding carboxyl transferase domain-containing protein gives MTVLTTAVDPDAPAYRENRDAMLDRLAELEAALGTARSGGGAKYTDRHHARGKLLPRERIELLLDRDSPFLELSPVAAWGTDFPVGASVVTGIGVVEGVECLVVANDPTVRGGAVNPYSLRKTQRAGEIALTNRLPMINLVESAGADLPSQAEIFIPGGRVFRDLTRLSAAGVPTVSVVFGNATAGGAYVPGMSDYTIMVRDQAKVFLAGPPLVKMATGEDADDESLGGAAMHASRSGLADFLATDERDGIRLARQCVRRLNWRKLGPPPRTAAPAAPAYGPEELLAIASADLRVPFDPREVLARLLDGSEFDEFKPGYGTALVTGWGELHGWPVGVLANARGVLFSEEAQKAAQFIQLANVAGTPLLFLQNTTGYMVGTEYEQRGIIKHGALMINAVSNSTVPHLTVNLGASYGAGNYGMCGRAYDPRFLFTWPNAKSAVMGPAQLAGVLSIVARQAAEAKGRTFDEDSDTAMRLMVEQQIESQSGALFLSGRLYDDGVIDPRDTRTVLGLCLSAVHNAPVTGVGACGFGVFRM, from the coding sequence GTGACAGTCTTGACGACCGCCGTCGACCCGGATGCGCCGGCGTACCGGGAGAACCGGGACGCGATGCTGGACCGGCTCGCGGAGCTGGAGGCGGCACTGGGGACCGCCCGCTCCGGCGGAGGGGCGAAGTACACCGACCGGCACCACGCCCGGGGCAAGCTGCTGCCGCGGGAGCGGATCGAGCTGCTGCTCGACCGGGACTCGCCGTTCCTGGAGCTCTCCCCCGTCGCCGCCTGGGGCACCGACTTCCCGGTCGGCGCCAGCGTGGTCACCGGCATCGGCGTGGTCGAGGGCGTCGAGTGCCTGGTGGTCGCGAACGACCCGACGGTACGCGGCGGCGCGGTAAACCCGTACTCGCTGCGCAAGACCCAGCGGGCCGGCGAGATCGCCCTGACCAACCGGCTGCCGATGATCAATCTGGTGGAGTCGGCCGGCGCGGACCTGCCGAGCCAGGCCGAGATCTTCATCCCCGGCGGGCGGGTGTTCCGCGACCTGACCCGGCTCTCGGCGGCCGGCGTACCGACCGTCTCGGTGGTGTTCGGCAACGCCACCGCGGGCGGCGCGTACGTGCCCGGGATGTCCGACTACACGATCATGGTGCGGGACCAGGCCAAGGTCTTCCTGGCCGGGCCGCCGCTGGTGAAGATGGCGACCGGCGAGGACGCCGACGACGAGTCGCTCGGCGGCGCCGCCATGCACGCCAGCCGGTCCGGACTGGCCGACTTCCTGGCCACCGACGAGCGGGACGGAATCCGGCTGGCCCGGCAGTGCGTACGCCGGCTGAACTGGCGCAAGCTCGGCCCGCCGCCACGCACCGCCGCACCGGCCGCGCCCGCGTACGGCCCGGAGGAACTGCTCGCCATCGCCAGCGCCGACCTGCGGGTGCCGTTCGACCCGCGGGAGGTGCTGGCCCGGCTCCTGGACGGCTCGGAGTTCGACGAGTTCAAACCCGGCTACGGCACCGCCCTGGTCACCGGCTGGGGGGAGCTGCACGGCTGGCCGGTCGGCGTACTGGCGAACGCCCGCGGCGTGCTCTTCTCCGAGGAGGCGCAGAAGGCCGCCCAGTTCATCCAGCTCGCCAACGTGGCCGGCACCCCGCTGCTGTTCCTGCAGAACACCACCGGCTACATGGTCGGCACCGAGTACGAGCAGCGCGGCATCATCAAGCACGGCGCCCTGATGATCAACGCGGTGTCGAACTCGACGGTGCCGCACCTGACGGTAAATCTGGGCGCCTCGTACGGAGCCGGCAACTACGGGATGTGCGGTCGGGCGTACGACCCCCGGTTCCTGTTCACCTGGCCGAACGCGAAGTCGGCGGTGATGGGGCCGGCCCAGTTGGCCGGGGTGTTGTCGATCGTCGCCCGGCAGGCCGCCGAGGCGAAGGGGCGGACCTTCGATGAGGACTCCGACACCGCGATGCGGCTGATGGTCGAGCAGCAGATCGAGTCGCAGTCCGGGGCGCTGTTCCTCTCCGGCCGGCTCTACGACGACGGCGTGATCGACCCCCGGGACACCCGTACCGTCCTGGGTCTTTGTCTGTCCGCCGTGCACAACGCGCCGGTGACCGGTGTCGGGGCCTGCGGCTTCGGCGTCTTCCGGATGTGA
- a CDS encoding acyl-CoA dehydrogenase: MDFDLTPEQAQLRDAVAALGRRYGHGYFVAKAKAGEHTTELWDEAAGLGYLGVSVPAEYGGGGGGITELAIVCEELAAAGCPLLLLVVSPAIAATVIAKHGTEEQRARFLPGFADGSLKVVFAITEPEAGSNFHRLGTTARRDGDDWLLSGRKCFISGVDEAAYVLVVARTTDAATGKLKPALFMVPTDAAGLTSSRLDLEIVSPENQWLLYLDEVRLPADALIGGLDSGLPALFAGLNPERITVAAMAAGTGRYALDRACTYTASRQVWGRPIGAHQGVAHPLAHATVQVELARLMVAKAATLYDAGRDLEAGVAANLAKYACAEAAALAVDTAIQAHGGNGMTTEYGVATLLGAVRAGRIAPVSREMILNFIAQHVLGQERSY, from the coding sequence ATGGACTTCGATCTCACCCCGGAGCAGGCTCAGCTCCGCGACGCCGTGGCGGCGCTCGGCCGCCGGTACGGCCACGGGTATTTCGTGGCGAAGGCGAAGGCCGGCGAGCACACCACGGAGCTCTGGGATGAGGCCGCCGGCCTCGGCTACCTCGGGGTGAGCGTGCCGGCCGAGTACGGCGGTGGCGGCGGCGGGATCACCGAGCTGGCCATCGTCTGTGAGGAGCTCGCGGCGGCCGGCTGCCCGCTGCTGCTGCTGGTGGTCTCGCCGGCGATCGCGGCCACCGTGATCGCGAAACACGGCACCGAGGAGCAGCGGGCGCGTTTCCTGCCCGGCTTCGCGGACGGTTCGCTGAAGGTGGTCTTCGCGATCACCGAGCCGGAGGCCGGTTCGAACTTCCACCGGCTCGGCACCACCGCCCGCCGCGACGGTGACGACTGGCTGCTCTCCGGCCGCAAGTGCTTCATCTCCGGGGTGGACGAGGCGGCGTACGTGCTGGTGGTGGCGCGGACCACGGACGCGGCCACCGGCAAGCTCAAGCCGGCGCTGTTCATGGTGCCGACCGACGCGGCCGGGCTCACCTCGTCCAGGCTGGACCTGGAGATCGTGTCGCCGGAGAACCAGTGGCTGCTCTACCTCGACGAGGTGCGGTTGCCGGCCGACGCGCTGATCGGCGGGTTGGACTCCGGCCTGCCGGCGCTCTTCGCCGGGCTCAACCCGGAGCGGATCACGGTGGCCGCGATGGCCGCCGGGACCGGCCGGTACGCGCTGGACCGCGCCTGCACCTACACGGCGAGCCGGCAGGTGTGGGGCCGGCCGATCGGCGCGCATCAGGGGGTGGCGCACCCGCTGGCGCACGCCACCGTGCAGGTGGAGTTGGCCCGGTTGATGGTGGCGAAGGCGGCGACCCTCTACGACGCGGGTCGCGACCTGGAGGCCGGGGTGGCGGCGAATCTCGCCAAGTACGCCTGCGCCGAGGCGGCGGCGCTGGCCGTGGACACCGCGATCCAGGCGCACGGCGGCAACGGCATGACCACCGAGTACGGCGTGGCGACCCTGCTGGGGGCGGTCCGGGCCGGCCGGATCGCCCCGGTGAGCCGGGAGATGATCCTGAACTTCATCGCGCAGCACGTGCTCGGCCAGGAGCGTTCCTATTGA
- a CDS encoding biotin carboxylase N-terminal domain-containing protein: MIRRLLVANRGEIARRIMATCRSVGIETVAVHSDPDADAPHVAEADVAVRLPGAAPADTYLRVELLVDAARRAGADAVHPGYGFLAEHAGFAAAVVDAGLTWVGPPASAVAAMGAKIEAKALLADAGVPILPTYTEPAEVTAFPVLVKASAGGGGRGMRLVRSAGDLAGAVAAARREAAGAFGDGTVFIERYVERARHVEVQVVADQHGTVLALGERECSIQRRHQKLVEETPSVAVDPELRAALQEAAVRAARAVDYVGAGTVEFLLTDDGEFFFLEMNTRLQVEHPVTECVTGLDLVRLQLVIAEGGHLPAVAPPPVGHAIEVRLCAENPAAEWLPATGTLHRFRVPGVTVEFAPPAGPQPNRATLRLDSGVRDGSVVGPHYDSMLAKLVAWAPTRPEAVRLLAGALAGAEIHGVVTNRDLLARVLRHPAFGAGATDTGFLDRHPEVHAPLLASPAEIGLAGLAAALAGAAARRAAAPVLAGLPSGWRNVPARPQTIGYATPAGPIEVDYRLDRSGGLASWAVRRTGPDTANPPAGFEALPEVVLVGSAPDRVTLEVGGLRRTLRVHQVGADCHVDGPDGSVTLVELPRFPEPAPDLAEGSLLAPLPGAVSRVLVAAGQRVAAGELLLTLEAMKLEHPVHAPTAGVVSELPVAAGGQVETGAVLAVVTPE, translated from the coding sequence ATGATTCGCAGGCTGCTGGTGGCGAACCGGGGCGAGATCGCCCGCCGGATCATGGCCACCTGCCGGTCCGTCGGGATCGAGACCGTCGCCGTGCACTCCGACCCGGACGCGGACGCCCCGCACGTGGCCGAGGCCGACGTCGCCGTGCGGCTGCCCGGCGCCGCGCCGGCCGACACCTACCTCCGGGTCGAGCTGCTGGTCGACGCGGCGCGGCGGGCCGGGGCCGACGCGGTCCACCCGGGCTACGGCTTCCTGGCCGAGCACGCCGGGTTCGCCGCCGCCGTGGTCGACGCCGGGCTGACCTGGGTCGGCCCCCCTGCCTCGGCGGTCGCCGCGATGGGCGCCAAGATCGAGGCGAAGGCGCTGCTGGCCGACGCCGGGGTGCCGATCCTGCCGACGTACACCGAGCCGGCCGAGGTGACCGCGTTTCCCGTACTGGTCAAGGCGTCGGCTGGCGGCGGCGGTCGCGGGATGCGGCTGGTGCGCTCGGCCGGCGACTTGGCCGGGGCGGTCGCCGCGGCGCGGCGCGAGGCGGCCGGGGCGTTCGGCGACGGCACGGTCTTCATCGAGCGGTACGTCGAGCGGGCCCGCCACGTCGAGGTGCAGGTCGTCGCCGACCAGCACGGGACCGTGCTCGCCCTCGGCGAGCGGGAGTGTTCGATCCAGCGCCGGCACCAGAAGCTGGTCGAGGAGACGCCGTCGGTGGCGGTCGACCCAGAGCTGCGCGCGGCGCTGCAGGAGGCGGCGGTCCGCGCGGCCCGCGCGGTCGACTACGTCGGCGCCGGCACGGTCGAGTTCCTGCTCACCGACGACGGCGAGTTCTTCTTCCTGGAGATGAACACCCGGCTGCAGGTGGAGCACCCGGTAACCGAATGCGTCACCGGGCTGGACCTGGTCCGGCTGCAACTGGTGATCGCCGAGGGCGGTCACCTGCCGGCGGTGGCCCCGCCGCCGGTGGGGCACGCGATCGAGGTACGGCTCTGCGCCGAGAACCCGGCGGCAGAGTGGCTCCCGGCCACCGGAACCCTGCACCGGTTCCGGGTGCCCGGGGTGACCGTGGAGTTCGCCCCACCGGCCGGCCCACAGCCGAACCGGGCCACCCTGCGGCTGGACTCCGGGGTGCGGGACGGTTCGGTGGTCGGCCCACACTACGACTCGATGCTGGCCAAGCTGGTGGCCTGGGCGCCGACCCGGCCGGAGGCGGTCCGGCTGCTGGCCGGCGCGCTCGCCGGGGCCGAGATCCACGGCGTGGTCACCAACCGGGACCTGCTGGCGCGGGTACTGCGGCACCCGGCGTTCGGGGCCGGCGCCACCGACACCGGGTTCCTGGACCGGCATCCGGAGGTCCACGCGCCGCTGCTCGCCTCGCCGGCCGAGATCGGGCTGGCCGGCCTGGCCGCCGCACTGGCCGGCGCGGCGGCCCGGCGGGCGGCGGCGCCCGTGCTGGCCGGCCTACCGTCCGGCTGGCGCAACGTCCCGGCCCGGCCACAGACCATCGGGTACGCCACCCCGGCCGGCCCGATCGAGGTCGACTACCGCCTTGACCGCAGTGGCGGACTGGCCAGCTGGGCCGTCCGGCGAACCGGCCCGGACACTGCCAACCCGCCAGCCGGGTTCGAGGCGCTGCCCGAGGTGGTGCTGGTCGGCTCCGCGCCGGACCGGGTGACGCTGGAGGTCGGCGGGCTGCGCCGGACGTTGCGGGTGCACCAGGTCGGCGCGGACTGCCATGTGGACGGTCCGGACGGCTCGGTGACGCTGGTCGAGCTGCCGCGCTTCCCGGAACCGGCTCCGGACCTGGCCGAGGGTTCGCTGCTGGCCCCGCTGCCCGGCGCGGTCAGCCGGGTGCTGGTGGCCGCCGGCCAGCGGGTGGCCGCCGGCGAGCTGCTGTTGACGCTGGAGGCGATGAAGTTGGAGCACCCGGTGCACGCCCCCACCGCCGGTGTGGTCAGCGAGCTGCCGGTGGCGGCGGGCGGCCAGGTCGAGACCGGCGCCGTGCTGGCCGTCGTCACCCCCGAATAG
- a CDS encoding Imm1 family immunity protein, producing MALLRDYHGHPYELTDVQDAGRRFDGQIDTIMPHGGCGQTLTIGTQDQPVLRIDIDIDTDRAAVRWLPDGSYAIEQEAGTPITVYESPDTGLVDIPANLARVTSVVARAAVLEYTATGRRPTNVRWANEEQPSS from the coding sequence TTGGCACTGCTGCGTGACTACCACGGCCACCCCTACGAACTGACCGACGTTCAGGATGCGGGGCGTCGTTTCGATGGGCAGATCGACACAATCATGCCGCACGGGGGCTGCGGGCAGACCCTGACCATCGGCACCCAAGATCAACCCGTCCTGCGCATCGACATCGACATCGACACCGACCGGGCGGCGGTGCGCTGGCTGCCTGACGGCAGTTACGCCATCGAGCAAGAGGCCGGTACGCCGATCACCGTCTACGAGTCACCCGATACCGGCCTGGTCGACATTCCGGCCAACCTCGCCCGCGTCACCTCCGTGGTCGCCCGGGCCGCAGTCCTGGAATACACCGCCACCGGCCGACGCCCGACCAACGTGCGCTGGGCAAACGAGGAGCAGCCCTCTTCGTGA
- a CDS encoding GntR family transcriptional regulator, which yields MIDVPSQHERPRYRRVADELRGRIMSGAIPPGSLLPSESTLMGEFDVSRGTAREAIALLRSEGLAVTEMGRGTYARPVLPIRRLGSDRYHHELAQLSGELPPATSFTADHHVGWHDYRLDKTFREVPAGTARAELFGVAPETMLLERQFVFHAEGVAQQMSTSCLLLEMVAGTPVADPDREPWPGGNTAQLHSLGVVITGIREQVRSRMPVRDETETLRIPGGVPVLTITRQTYAGERVVEIATDIVLPADRVVLDYWIDLTDRTST from the coding sequence GTGATCGACGTGCCTTCCCAGCACGAGCGTCCCCGCTACCGGCGGGTCGCCGACGAGCTACGCGGCCGGATCATGTCCGGCGCCATCCCGCCTGGCTCGCTGCTGCCATCCGAGTCCACCCTGATGGGCGAGTTCGACGTCAGCCGCGGCACCGCGCGCGAAGCCATCGCACTACTGCGTTCCGAGGGCCTGGCCGTCACCGAGATGGGTCGAGGCACCTACGCGAGACCCGTGCTGCCGATCCGGCGCCTGGGCTCCGACCGGTACCACCACGAACTTGCTCAGCTCAGTGGCGAACTGCCGCCCGCCACGTCGTTCACCGCCGATCATCACGTCGGCTGGCACGACTACCGTCTCGACAAGACGTTCCGGGAGGTTCCGGCAGGCACCGCCAGGGCGGAGCTATTCGGAGTCGCACCCGAGACCATGCTGCTGGAACGCCAGTTTGTCTTCCACGCGGAAGGCGTAGCTCAGCAGATGTCGACGTCCTGCCTGCTCCTGGAGATGGTGGCGGGCACGCCCGTGGCGGATCCCGACCGGGAACCGTGGCCCGGCGGCAACACAGCCCAACTCCACAGCCTCGGGGTCGTGATCACCGGAATCCGGGAACAGGTCCGGTCGCGGATGCCGGTCCGCGATGAGACCGAGACCCTTCGCATCCCAGGCGGCGTACCCGTCCTCACGATCACCCGACAGACCTACGCCGGAGAGCGCGTGGTCGAGATCGCCACCGACATCGTGCTCCCAGCAGACCGCGTGGTACTCGACTACTGGATAGACCTGACCGACCGCACCTCGACCTGA
- a CDS encoding glycoside hydrolase family 19 protein: MPRLRFIAPFAVIAVAAAVAAVVPMTAASAATCATPWNASAVYTGGATVSHNGRNWYANWWTQGEAPPGTTGVWADRGGCDGGTGNPAPTCNYPNWRAGTNYRAGDIVRYTDGRYYRAEHDNPGYDPVISTWYWEPFTCSGGGTTAPPPNPPGQGGFVVSQAQFQQMFPNRNDFYTYAGLTAALGAYPGFAKTGDDTTRRREAAAFLANVNHETGGLVHIVEQNTANYPHYCDPGQPYGCPAGQAAYYGRGPVQLSWNFNYKAAGDALGLPLLTNPWLVQQDASVAWKTALWYWNTQRGPGTMTPHDAMVNGHGFGQTIRSINGSLECDGRNPAQVQSRVNSYQHFVGILGTTPGGNLYC, translated from the coding sequence ATGCCGAGACTTCGCTTCATCGCGCCGTTCGCGGTTATCGCGGTCGCCGCCGCGGTGGCGGCCGTCGTACCGATGACCGCCGCCTCCGCCGCCACCTGCGCCACCCCCTGGAACGCGTCGGCCGTCTACACCGGCGGCGCCACCGTCTCCCACAACGGCCGCAACTGGTACGCCAACTGGTGGACCCAGGGCGAGGCGCCGCCCGGCACCACCGGCGTCTGGGCCGACCGGGGCGGCTGCGACGGCGGCACCGGCAACCCCGCCCCCACCTGCAACTACCCGAACTGGCGGGCCGGCACGAACTACCGGGCCGGCGACATCGTCCGCTACACCGACGGCCGGTACTACCGCGCCGAACACGACAACCCGGGCTACGACCCGGTGATCAGCACCTGGTACTGGGAGCCCTTCACCTGCTCCGGTGGCGGCACCACCGCACCGCCGCCGAACCCGCCGGGCCAGGGCGGCTTCGTGGTCAGCCAGGCCCAGTTCCAGCAGATGTTCCCGAACCGGAACGACTTCTACACCTACGCCGGCCTGACCGCCGCGCTCGGCGCGTACCCCGGCTTCGCCAAGACCGGCGACGACACCACCCGGCGGCGGGAGGCGGCGGCGTTCCTGGCCAACGTCAACCACGAGACCGGCGGCCTGGTCCACATCGTCGAGCAGAACACCGCGAACTACCCGCACTACTGCGACCCCGGCCAGCCGTACGGCTGCCCCGCCGGCCAGGCCGCCTACTACGGACGCGGCCCGGTCCAGTTGAGCTGGAACTTCAACTACAAGGCGGCCGGCGACGCGCTCGGCCTGCCGCTGCTGACCAACCCCTGGCTGGTCCAGCAGGACGCCTCGGTGGCCTGGAAGACCGCGCTCTGGTACTGGAACACCCAGCGTGGGCCGGGCACCATGACCCCGCACGACGCGATGGTCAACGGGCACGGCTTCGGCCAGACGATCCGCAGCATCAACGGCAGCCTGGAGTGCGACGGCCGCAACCCGGCCCAGGTGCAGAGCCGGGTCAACTCGTACCAGCACTTCGTCGGCATCCTCGGCACCACCCCCGGCGGCAACCTCTACTGCTGA
- a CDS encoding TetR/AcrR family transcriptional regulator: protein MSTERVPQQERSRATRARLLTATVDCLVEYGWSGTTTTVVAARAQVSRGAQLHHYPTRAALVVDAVGHLAQLRADEIRAEAAALPAGPRRLDRVIDMLATAFTGPLFAAALELWVAARTDRDLRDALVPLEAMVGREMHRLTVELLGADERRPGVRESIQATLDLLRGLGVANLLADDSARRTALLDTWKRQLATILDPPTTTQSRPAADSAAGRRAPEDRRNHG from the coding sequence GTGTCCACAGAACGGGTGCCGCAGCAGGAGCGCAGTCGCGCCACCCGGGCTCGTCTGCTGACCGCCACCGTCGACTGCCTGGTCGAGTACGGCTGGTCCGGGACCACCACCACTGTCGTCGCAGCCCGCGCTCAGGTCTCCCGGGGCGCCCAGCTGCACCATTACCCGACCCGGGCGGCCCTGGTGGTGGACGCCGTCGGGCACCTCGCGCAGCTGCGCGCCGACGAGATCCGGGCCGAGGCCGCCGCGCTGCCGGCCGGGCCGCGCCGGCTCGACCGGGTGATCGACATGCTCGCCACGGCCTTCACGGGTCCACTCTTCGCCGCCGCGCTGGAGCTGTGGGTCGCCGCCCGCACCGACCGCGACCTGCGCGACGCCCTGGTCCCCCTCGAAGCGATGGTCGGCCGGGAGATGCACCGGCTCACCGTCGAACTGCTCGGCGCGGACGAGCGCCGCCCCGGGGTCCGCGAGTCCATCCAGGCGACCCTCGACCTGCTGCGCGGGCTGGGCGTGGCAAACCTGCTCGCCGACGACTCGGCCCGCCGCACCGCCCTGCTCGACACCTGGAAACGCCAACTCGCCACCATCCTCGACCCACCCACCACCACGCAGTCCAGACCTGCCGCCGACAGTGCGGCTGGCCGGCGCGCACCGGAAGACCGGAGGAACCATGGTTGA
- a CDS encoding acyclic terpene utilization AtuA family protein has product MTGRSAVLRVGNASGFYGDRFDAWREMLDGGDLDVLTGDYLAELTMLILGRDRLRDPDLGYARTFLRQMESCLGLAADRGVKIVTNAGGLNPAGLAAALRALADRLGVPVRVGHVEGDALDRPDTLTANAYLGAFGIAECLVGGADVVVTGRVTDASLTVGPAIAHFGWGRDDLDALAGATVAGHLIECGAQVTGGNFSFFTELPDGGRRPGFPIAELPADGSAVITKHPGTGGAVTVETVTAQLLYEIGGPDYLGPDVVSRLDTVTLTAPGPDRVLVSGVRGTPPPPTLKVGLNNLGGFRNSMTFVLCGLDLEAKAELVRTQLTDTVGDGLEFVLARTDHPDATDTEAASALLHVHLRDSDPKRAGRAFSAAAVELALASYPGCTLTTVPGDATPYGVFTADEVPQESVRQVAVLPTGERVPIPPPTHTASVPARPAVSAPDPTRPPDPTRPPDPTRPADPVTVRSGPADREPGPVADAGGRRGPLGSVVGARSGDKGGDANLGVWARTDPGYAWLRGWLTVDRLRELLPDTADLPVERYELPNLRAINFVLRGLLGPGVAGSTRFDPQAKALGELLRSRIVDLPAETLPEPAEPESPEPAGPTSPEPTEPELPQAAGPELPELTGPERGGPR; this is encoded by the coding sequence ATGACCGGCCGATCCGCCGTGTTGCGGGTCGGCAACGCATCCGGCTTCTACGGCGACCGGTTCGACGCCTGGCGGGAGATGCTCGACGGCGGCGACCTCGACGTGCTGACCGGCGACTACCTGGCCGAGCTGACCATGCTCATCCTCGGCCGGGACCGGCTGCGCGATCCCGACCTCGGCTACGCCCGCACCTTCCTGCGGCAGATGGAGTCCTGCCTCGGGCTGGCCGCCGATCGCGGGGTGAAGATCGTGACGAACGCCGGCGGGCTCAACCCGGCCGGGTTGGCCGCCGCGCTGCGTGCCCTCGCCGACCGGCTCGGGGTGCCGGTGCGGGTCGGCCACGTCGAGGGCGACGCGCTGGACCGGCCCGACACGCTCACCGCGAACGCGTACCTCGGTGCCTTTGGCATCGCCGAATGCCTGGTCGGCGGCGCGGACGTGGTGGTGACCGGCCGGGTCACCGACGCCTCGCTCACCGTCGGCCCGGCGATCGCGCACTTCGGCTGGGGCCGCGACGACCTCGACGCGCTGGCCGGGGCGACGGTCGCCGGGCACCTGATCGAGTGCGGCGCCCAGGTGACCGGGGGCAACTTCAGCTTCTTCACCGAGCTGCCCGACGGCGGCCGGCGCCCCGGCTTCCCGATCGCCGAGCTGCCCGCGGACGGTTCGGCCGTCATCACCAAGCATCCCGGCACCGGCGGCGCGGTCACCGTGGAGACCGTCACCGCGCAACTGCTCTACGAGATCGGCGGCCCCGACTACCTCGGCCCGGACGTGGTGTCCCGGCTGGACACGGTCACCCTGACCGCGCCGGGTCCGGACCGGGTCCTGGTTTCCGGGGTACGGGGAACACCGCCCCCGCCGACCCTCAAGGTCGGCCTCAACAACCTCGGCGGCTTCCGGAACTCGATGACGTTCGTCCTCTGTGGACTCGACCTCGAGGCGAAGGCCGAGCTGGTGCGGACCCAGCTCACCGATACCGTCGGCGACGGCCTGGAGTTCGTGTTGGCCCGCACCGACCACCCGGACGCGACCGACACCGAGGCGGCGAGCGCGCTGCTGCACGTACACCTGCGCGACAGCGACCCGAAGCGGGCCGGGCGGGCGTTCTCGGCGGCCGCGGTGGAGCTGGCCCTGGCCTCCTACCCCGGCTGCACCCTCACCACCGTGCCTGGCGACGCCACCCCGTACGGCGTGTTCACCGCCGACGAGGTGCCGCAGGAGTCGGTGCGGCAGGTCGCCGTACTACCCACCGGGGAACGGGTGCCGATCCCGCCACCGACCCACACCGCCTCGGTCCCGGCCCGACCTGCCGTGTCCGCGCCGGACCCGACCCGACCGCCGGACCCGACCCGACCGCCGGACCCGACCCGACCGGCAGACCCGGTGACCGTCAGATCCGGGCCGGCGGACCGCGAGCCGGGGCCGGTGGCGGATGCGGGAGGTCGGCGTGGGCCGTTGGGCAGCGTGGTCGGGGCGCGGTCCGGGGACAAGGGCGGCGACGCCAACCTGGGGGTCTGGGCCCGCACCGATCCCGGGTACGCCTGGCTGCGCGGCTGGCTCACCGTCGACCGGCTGCGCGAACTGCTGCCGGATACCGCCGACCTGCCGGTCGAACGGTACGAACTGCCGAACCTGCGGGCGATCAACTTCGTGCTGCGGGGCCTGCTCGGACCCGGGGTGGCCGGCTCGACCCGGTTCGACCCGCAAGCCAAGGCGCTCGGCGAACTGCTCCGCTCCCGGATCGTCGACCTGCCGGCGGAGACGTTGCCGGAGCCGGCTGAGCCGGAGTCACCGGAGCCGGCAGGCCCGACGTCTCCGGAGCCGACTGAGCCGGAGTTGCCGCAGGCGGCAGGCCCGGAGTTGCCGGAGCTGACCGGACCGGAACGAGGAGGCCCGCGGTGA